Within the Desulfosalsimonas propionicica genome, the region AAGTGGAGCATGGCGTTTTCCGGTTCCCCGTTTTCCCGGTAATACTGCCCCAAATAATAATGGGCCTCTGCCAGCTTTCCCTGCTCTCTAAGGCTTTGTCCGAGAAATAAAAGGGCTCGCGGGTAGTCCGGAAAAGATTCGGCGAATTTTTTGAAATCTGCGACTGTTGCCTTGCTCCTGCTATCAGCCATGGGAGCCCGGCGCCTGAAAAACAACTCTTCCGGACCGTATTCCGAGAGATCTTCCATGAAAGCAATAATCACTTTTTGCATAACCTGATCCTCCCTTTTTTAAATCAAAAAGTGCCGGTGATTTCCAAAAGAAAACCAACACCGGCTTTACAGGGACTATACAGGGAGGGTGGTTACACGGGGGTTACTGTTTCAAAAAAAGGGTTTTATTTTTGACCATTTCATAAAAAGTTTGATTTTATATGGCGCCGTAAAAGTTCAAGATCAAAGCTTGCGCAATTTCAAAGAATGCAGAGCACCAGCAGTACATGAAATTCTAAAGAATTGCACGTAACACAGATATTGGACTCTTTACGGTGCCATCTATCTTTGCGACCAATTCGGCTTGTAAAATCAGAGCTCACCCTGAACGAGATGCAAATCTAATCTTGCAAACATTAGTAACCGGCCGCATGCTGGGGGAAATCGGCCATGCAGGGGCCAAGGGCCTTTATTGTTTCCGTAAACCCGCTGACCTTTTCTGCAAAACGCGGGGCCTCGGCTGACGAAACCCATTCAATGGCAAACCGCTGGGGATCAATGCCGGAATCCTCCAGGACCATTTTTACGGCTTCCCCCCTTGCCCGGGCTTTTTCATTACCCTCCAGGTAATGGCATTCCCCGGGATGTCACCCCATCACAAGGATACCGTCAGCCCCCCGGGAAAAGGCATCCAGCACCAGGTCCGGATGCACCATACCGGTGCACATCACCCGGATCGGGCGCAGGTTGGGCGGATACTGGATACGCATGACACCGGCCAAATCCCCGCCGGCATATGCACTCCAGTTGCAGAAAAACCCAATGATTGTCGGTTCAAAACTTTCGCTCATGGTCTTGCCCTCCGGTTTTCAGGTTTTAATCCGCCGCCTGCAGGGCGGCCTGCATCTGACTCAACTTTCTGGGAAACTTAAAGCTTGTTTAGCTTCCCAGAAAGTTGAGTTATTTATATATAAAGGAAAGATGGTTACACATAGGTTACAGTTTAAAAAAAACCCAAGGGGCTTTCGGCAAAGCTTAAAACCAGGATCCTAACCAGGTTGCTGCGGGGCGTGCATATTCCCGATGATTCCGGCCATCCATTCCGATTGATTATGCTGGACCCCAAAGTCAAGACAACTTTTCCGCTCAGCTTGGGTACTACCGCACAGCGTAGGGTGGCCCTCGCTGAGCGGAGCCCCGAGTAGCTAAAGCGAGGCGAGGGCCACCCGGCCATGCCCGCCTCGGCCTGGCTGTTATGCAGCCCTTTTCATCCTGTCGGCTCCGTGGTACACCTCAGCTGGCGTCAAGATGCCAAAGCTGTGATGGGGCCGCTCATCGTTGTAAAAGGCAAAATATGCCCTCAACCCCTCAATCAATTCCGGGACGCTTTCATAATCCTTCAGATAAATATCCTCATATTTCAGGGACCGCCAGAGCCGTTCGACCATTATGTTGTCCATTGCCCGACCCTTGCCATCCATGCTGATGCCGATACCATGTTCTTTCAATATCCCGGTAAAGGCTGTTCCTGTATATTGGGATCCCTGATCTGTATTGAAAATCTCAGGACATCCGTATTGTCTGATCGCCCGCTGCAAGCAGCTGGTACAAAAACCGTCGTCCATTGTAGTTGAGATCTCCCAGGAAAGTACATACTGGCTATACCAATCCATAACCACCGTGAGATAAACGAAGCCCCGCTTTAAACGAATATAGGTGATATCAGAGCACCACACCTGCCTGCTTCTGTTGATATCCATATTCTTGAGCAAATACGGATAAACCTTGTGGGCTTTGTTTGGCACAGTCAGCTTACGGGTCGGGGCCGCAGAAGCCAGGCCCATCAACCTCATCAGTCGCTGGATTCGTTTGCGGTTGACTCCGTAACCCTGGCGATTGAGATAATCCCGCATCTTTCTGGAACCGAAAAAAGGATACTTGGTGTATATTTCGTCAATCAGCTTCATGAGTTCCAGATTTTTTTCACTTTCAGGTGCTGGCTGCCTGTAATAGCTGGATCGAGACAAACCAACCAGCTCACATTGCCGATGAATACTCAGTTGTTTGTGGGACGGCTCTACGGCTGTCTGCTTTTCTGATAGTGTCAACTCAGATGTCCGAACTTTTTTTTAAGCCAGTCAATCTCAACCTGCAGCTGCCCGACTTTTCGGTATAATTGGTCCTTTTCCATCTCCATACGCTTTGCTTCACGTTCTTTATTCTGGCCAAAAACTTCGGGTGCCGATTCCAAAAGCTCTTTTTTCCACCTGTTAATCTGGCTGACATGAACACCAAACTCCTGGGCGAGTTCGTTGACCGTACGCTGACCCTTGAGAGCTTCTACGGCGACTTTGGCCTTGAATTCCTTGCTGAACTTTTTCCGCTTCATTGAACCCCCTTTCATTCGATCTCCTATACCTTAACATACTGTCCCATTTTGGGGGTCCACATTAGATATCGGCCACCTTGTAGAATTCATTTTCAGAGTAAAGATTGGCTGGTTTATTAACTTTTTTAACGGTAAGTTGTGCCTTCCTTCAATAACCATACTTGGGAGGTACTAATGCCAGAGGTGAGAATAACCATGCGCAAGAGCTGCGAGAAATTCCTGGCCCCTTGCCGATGATATGGACGACATGCAACTGGAGCGGCTTCT harbors:
- a CDS encoding tetratricopeptide repeat protein, which encodes MQKVIIAFMEDLSEYGPEELFFRRRAPMADSRSKATVADFKKFAESFPDYPRALLFLGQSLREQGKLAEAHYYLGQYYRENGEPENAMLHFTRALRETRQPVLTEKIHKAQKSLKAEQAKKPGQDEKNRSEGLAKTSYSVKTEKLHGKRAPALGS
- a CDS encoding hydrogenase iron-sulfur subunit; amino-acid sequence: MSESFEPTIIGFFCNWSAYAGGDLAGVMRIQYPPNLRPIRVMCTGMVHPDLVLDAFSRGADGILVMGUHPGECHYLEGNEKARARGEAVKMVLEDSGIDPQRFAIEWVSSAEAPRFAEKVSGFTETIKALGPCMADFPQHAAGY